A portion of the Deltaproteobacteria bacterium genome contains these proteins:
- a CDS encoding EcsC family protein — MTRKMSDYDQTQLVAIHAWKSPALGWFGRAMEEISRRVDLTAQKVLDVPGVGFVLEKGFGGLVSVLNDAAIWSVRPDAIIEDFHKHGHGEVNAIADIRGVMLKDVDETIGYLAAKYKGIALAEGAATGSAGIFGIPADIVALLALNLRAIGEYATYCGFDVSEQSERLFALNVLGLASSPSDASKQLAMAQLAKIAKEVARKKTWKQLEEHAFVQILQKIAQGLGIRLTKAKLAEAIPIVGGLVGAGFNAYYTSRVCDAAYFLYRERFLAEKYGEDLIKGVGKEPADFEPDFSKD, encoded by the coding sequence ATGACACGGAAGATGAGCGATTACGATCAAACGCAACTGGTTGCCATCCATGCGTGGAAGAGCCCGGCGCTCGGATGGTTTGGCCGGGCGATGGAGGAAATCAGTCGGCGAGTGGATCTCACGGCGCAGAAAGTTCTGGACGTTCCGGGTGTCGGATTCGTGCTGGAAAAGGGCTTCGGTGGACTGGTGTCGGTGCTCAACGACGCGGCCATCTGGTCGGTGCGACCCGATGCGATCATCGAGGACTTTCACAAGCACGGTCACGGCGAAGTGAACGCGATCGCGGACATTCGCGGCGTCATGCTGAAGGACGTCGACGAGACGATCGGCTACCTGGCCGCTAAATACAAAGGCATCGCACTGGCCGAGGGCGCGGCGACGGGATCGGCCGGCATTTTCGGCATTCCCGCGGATATCGTCGCGCTCCTCGCGCTGAACCTGCGTGCAATCGGCGAATACGCGACGTACTGCGGATTCGACGTTTCGGAACAGTCCGAGCGACTGTTCGCGCTCAACGTTTTGGGGCTCGCGTCGAGCCCATCCGATGCGTCGAAGCAGTTGGCCATGGCGCAACTTGCGAAGATCGCGAAAGAGGTCGCAAGGAAAAAGACGTGGAAGCAGCTTGAGGAACATGCGTTCGTGCAGATCCTTCAAAAGATCGCGCAAGGGCTCGGTATTCGATTGACCAAGGCGAAGCTCGCCGAGGCGATTCCGATTGTGGGCGGCCTCGTGGGCGCTGGCTTCAACGCGTACTACACGAGCAGGGTTTGCGACGCGGCGTATTTCCTCTATCGCGAGCGCTTTCTCGCGGAGAAGTACGGCGAAGACCTTATCAAGGGTGTCGGGAAAGAACCGGCGGATTTCGAGCCGGATTTTTCGAAGGATTGA